In the genome of Dromiciops gliroides isolate mDroGli1 chromosome 1, mDroGli1.pri, whole genome shotgun sequence, the window gcacatacacatatatgtatgtataaataaattgcatctatatgtttgtatatgtctATACCATATATATTATACAGAATGTATGTTTATatctaaaaataatgaaaatgttttttggtGCTAGCAAAGtaattttaatctcatttttgcTTATGATAAAGTACCTGGTTAGTGCCAACctgtattataatattttatttgggaagccagtacatttttgtaacaaaatGTGAAAAATTATGGCCTTCTTGATAGCTCTATCATGGGATTCATTGATATGAGTTCTCTTTGTACCACTTTTGTACACATATAGAAAtttcaaatgccttttttttagTGGAAATTTCCAAGGATTCTCTAGTTTAATATGGTATTCTGGTGAACACTGGACATATCTAAAGCAGAGAAGATGTTTTTGGTTGGAAACCCCATGTGGATTGAGGATCAAAGTAGAAATTTTGCTGATCTATGTgtatggattttatttatttcttttaaattacaaAATTCTGTTGTTTGTGAACCTAACAGATTATTTTAATGAAGTAAATGAAGAGATGTAAGAAAGATACATACTTTTGCCCAGATTTTCACACTATTTCtgcaaatctaaaaaaaaaaaattacagattcATTTCCCTGGGAAGGGGACTATCAGCAGAATTCCTGGTAGGAATAGCCACATTTATAAAATCACAGACCTACTGGTATTGGGAATAGTAATGTACAAATTCATCTCCATCTATTCCAGTGACTATTGGGTCAGcaactgactttatttttgttttgtttttgtcataaaTGTAATGTAGCAGAGATTGTGAATGCTGAATGTATTAACAATGGTTAAATACTGTTTTGAACACATTTGTTAAACAATGACTAACACATTTGTTAAACAATGACTGTTTaatgatttgtttttaataagcTTATAAGTCTCTGTCACTACTATACTTGTAGGAATGGTTTTAAAAGTAAAGCCCCTTGCAATCAGTCATTCatccagtcaataagcattaccaggtgccaggaactgtggtaattgctaaggatacaaataaattgataaataaacaaataaatacatagacaaatgaatgaatgaataaatggaaaaaacagagcatgtcctcaaaaagctttttttttaatgtaggagACAACTTGTATATAACTAAGTACATCCATGCATCTTGAAAGTAGATGAAATGTAACCAAAGAAGGAAAGCGCTAGCACAGTAGCtgcaggggaggggcagggactAGAAACTAGGCCTCCTGaataaggtaagatttgagcAGAGCCTTTAAGGAAGCCATAGAAACAAAGAGATAGAGCTGAAGAGGGAGATGTTTTGAGGAGCTTTAAATGATACACGGCTTTATATTCAATTTGGGAATTAATAAGCATCCCTGAAAAATTATTGAGAAGGGGGTTTGGCATGGGCAGAATTATActtgcatataataggtgctcCAAAACAAATGTATGGTGAATGAAATTAATGAGTGAATTGCAAATATTATGAAAACTGTTGTGTTTTCGCGTTCTTATAATAGGAAGTAATAAGCCAGTACATAAAGTAGTTCACAAAAAGATCCACAAAAGCTGGCAGTTTGGAAGTTAGCAGGATGGAATGTTTCCCTGCTGGTTGGCTCTTTCAGTACTTTCATTAAATTACAATCAAGAAACACAGGAAATGGTCTGCGTCATTTGATTTAAAGTAGATTCAGAATAAATacagcatttttctttctatatatcaATGCCATTATAGACATCATTCAGAAAATGTGCTGTGTGGAACAGGTGTCATGCAGAGGTGAGCTGGTCGACTATACCCAGCCTATATATTACAATGCATTTAAGATTGTCAGGAAAAAAGAAGTCAGATACCTTCAAGTGACAGAAGCATACTTGAAGCGTTTGCATTTGGTTTTTATTTGCTTGAATCTAAATGTCATTTTAAGAACACTTCACTATAAGACAAacgctttcagaaaaaaaaaaatcctttgtggACACACCTGGTGCTAGAATAAAGactatggaaggaaggaaggaaagaaggaaggaaggaaggaaggaaggaaggaaggaaggaaggaaggaaggaaggaaggaaggaaggaaggacggaaggaagggagggagggagggagggagggagggaggaaggaaggaaggaaggaaggaaggaaggaaggaaggaaggaaggaaggaaggaaggaaggaaggaaggaaggaaggaaggaaggaaggaaggaaggaaggaaggaaggaaggaaggaaggaaggaaggaagcaaagagaggaaaggaggagggaggaaaaaggaaagagtgaaTGAACTCCTGAAACGTATTTCTTGACATTGAGAGGACATAGAATAGTGCTTTGTTTCTGAAACTTGTGTATTCTGTGTTCTTTAATTCTCTCCACCACACAATTAAGGATTTGGgttcacttttctcatttgtgaaatgtacCTGAGAAAATAGAGGTGAATAacggtgatgatgataatgataatatagTTTCTTATCTGGTTTTGAGATCCTTGGATGTTTACATTATGTgtcaatacaaagaaagatataaTTACTTGATTTGGAaataggggatttttttttcaaattcaaagtGCATATGGACAAAATAATCCAAAATATGAGTGGGATAACAATCTCTAAGAAGGTGATTAGAATATCTGCTTAATTTTAAATGACCTTTCCTCTTATTTTGTTAgcatcttgaaaaaaaaagcaatgatttTAAAGATAGTGTTTTAAAGCATAcagaaaaatatttcaatttcatCTGAAAATAGATAACTTTAAATAAGTGCATAAAGATGCTCATATCTGTTGCCTCAAGCTGGCGTGGAAGCAATCCTGGTTTCTCCAAAGATACACCAACAGATCATAAGCTCTTACAGGTGGAAAGGCCTTGAATATATATCTAGTAATGTACTCTGTTACTTATCAGAGGGCTGATAAGGTTAATTTGGATATGACTCCACACCAACATATTGGCTACAAGataatgtgttgttgttgtttttaatcgcAGTGATTCTGCTAAATTAGAGATGGTTTGCAATCCATGTTGGTAGATGGAGTGTCTACTCCAATAAAATTACGACTCCTTGTGATATTGAAAAATaatgcgttctgattagctagttttttgcgcgtagattgtaacccccaccagtgatgaaaaaggggaaggtccattcgcgttagggactagggtataaaacagggcctgcgagccccctttctgggcacccactagctacacactagggtgcctcctcatgagaatgaaataaagcctttgtctcctcaaaaaaaaaaagaaaaataatggtaTCACAACTTATGGAATTTTTGCAGCACAGTGGAGCTTCATAAAGTAAAGATGGAGGGAGCTCCTAATAAACTCAAATGGAAAATATGGTTGAGGTGATACCTAGGACTGGGGAATTATGAGAATTATGGCAGTTAAAAGCATCATGACTATTGGCTGTTGCAGCCCTTTTCCTTGGACCAATTAGCTGGGTTAATGATTTAAGGCCTTTATCAGTCTGCTAAAACACATTTTCCTTGGCAGTTATTACTATATTCTAGGACAAGGattctgaagttttttttgtgTACCATGGCAGTCTAATGATGTCTTTGGAAACCTCCTCAGAAATACattcaataaaatacataaaataaaaaaggaaaaatattgaaatagttatcaaaataggaaaaacaagCAAGCTCATGGCCAGGTTAAAAACCTTGATCTaggattttcccctttcttttgacTTAAGACCAATCATTGTCCTCCTTTGCTCATATCCTGGAAACTTCTCccatgtttgtaaagtactttatttaCTACTCGCTGTTCTCAGATTTGTTTGAGATTTGCAGCATTAAAAAGAATCATACCTTCGTAGAATTAAACTGACTGTCTATACTATAGTACAACTCCCTAATTATATACCAgtggaaattgaggctcataTAAATTATGTGGCATGCCCAGTATCACATTGCTCCTTAGCAGTGGCgccaagattagaacccaggtcagCTACAGTCCTATCTTTCACTACTGGGTTTTCTTTGCTTTAATCTAAATGTCATTTAGGAACACTTCAGTGTAAGTCAAACGCTGTATTCTGCCTTCATTAGATCTCATTTGGAGTATCCAGTTTAATTCTGGGCAACACAATTTAAGAAAGATATTTAACTTTTTCTCTTCTGCTGCTTTCGAGTTTGtactcagttccctcaactgtcgACATGCAGAATGATGCCGGCGAGTTAGTGGACCTGTACATGTTGCGGAAATGCTCCACGAGCAACAGGATCATCGGGGCCAAGGACCACACGTCCATCCAGATGAACATGGCCGAGGTTGACAAGGTCACAGGCAGATTCAATGGCCAATTGAAAACTTATGCAATTTGTGAAGCAATTCCTAGAATGGGAGAATCAGATGACTCTATTCTCCGGCTGGCAAAAAATGATAGTATTGTTTCAAAGAATTTCTAAATGAAGAAATCTTGTGGAATATGTcttaataaatcagaaaaaagaaagatatataagCTGCTGAGTATTAAGGAAAGAGTGACTAGAATGGAGAAGGCCCTTGAGTCCATGTCACACTAGGATTGTTTGGGAAATTGcaatgtttatcctggagaatgAAAGTCTAGGGCAGGGGTGTGGTGAGTGAAAGTACTGTTTTGGAGATGAGGGAAGAGCTAAAATCTGCAGAGGTGCAATTAGACTTGATTGTAGGGGAAACAATTTCTATCAGTTAGAACCGTCCAAAAGTAGAAGTAGAAAGAATTGTTATGGGTTACCTCCCTACTTGGAGATTTTCAACCAGAGAGATGATCTCTTCTTGGAAATTTTATAGTGTAAACTGATCCAATTTAAAATTTGGAATAAGTAATCTCTAGCATCCCTTCTAAGTCAATAATTCTGTAAAGTATCATGTACCTTATAGAATGTATGCGGTTCCTGATACAGAACTGGACTATTATAAATGTACTTATTTCTCTATTGTCAAATGCATATTTTTGAAATTCTGATTATTGAGGTTAGGGGGCAAAAAAAACTATTAGTTATGCTGGCTTCACTCCTGAGGCTCAACTCTGGATTTTTCCTATCTCCTTGTTTGTAGCAATTTTGCTCTACACTCCAAGCCATTAACACCCATCCTGtcccttttccagttttcctgttttcttttccccaatctcattagaatgtaagctccttgaggataggtaTTTTCTTGATTATTTGAATTTCAACCCCTGTCACTTAGTATAGTGTTTGTGATGTTATAAACAATAAATACCTTATTTATCTAATAAATGCATCATCAAATTACCTGTATGTGAAGTAGAAATGCTAGCATTACTTAAATTGATATTGACAAACGTAGAACAGACCCTGCTTACTTCATATAATTTGTTTTATCTCTTTGCACAGAGCAAGAGATTAATCAACTCAAAGAAATGTAAACATAGAAACCACTTGCTATTTTCCCCCTCTGCATTTTTCCATTGGTAGGAAGCATATATAAGTGGATAAAACTCAACTGTCAGGATGCACTTCCCAAGGGTGAGTGGGGAGAATAAAACATGTTTTGGAGTTCAGAATGCTCATCCACAGGAGGTAAATTCCCTCTTCTCAGTCACTATGTTACAGATCTGATCTTGACTTATGGGAGTGACATTGACCTCATCTTTTCTGAGCAAAGTAGTGCTTATCATGTATTGTGAGGGTGAATGCCCAGGACAATCATTCAAGGTTGATATGTGGCAGGTCATAGTACAATTgttgtaggattttttttcctatcatgtacgaataagaaaataaatgaaatgtactgagcatttttttaaacaagtgtAATAATAATGCAGAAAATGCTGACTGCTGTATTTATAAAGCCACAGTCTCATGACAATTCTGCTCCTGGCTACTACCATTAACATTTAAGaattcaaaaggcatttattaagcttttacatATGGGCAAGtcttaacctcaatttccctcagtttccttatctttaaagtggggataataaaattGTGTCAGTCTCACAGAGTAGTTTTgctaatcaaatgagataattgtaaagagcttagtgcagtgcctagcacattaaAAGAACTATTTAAAAGTTAGCTAGCTATAATTCTTACGCATATAAGCCATTGCGCTAGACACTGGACATGCAGGAATAAAATCCCCTCTTCTGTATAACAAACATGCTCAAACATATTCAGTTATAGGAGCCACATTTTGGGAGGGATATTGAGGAACCATACAATtcccagaagagaaaaatggtaTGCTACCTGGGCTTCAGACCATATCAGCAGGGGCTTGTGGGATTGATTAGCTGGTAGTATTTAGCTTAGAGAGGAAGGGATTGGGCAGGGGGGAGTGGAGATTGTAATGTTTGTTCAGCATTTGAAAGACTGGCATATGAAGGAAAGTTtcaatttcttctgtttgttcccAGAGGACAGAAGTAAGAATAATGAGGAAAAGCGACAGAGAATCAGTGTTTGGCTACATATATAAGAAAGACTTCTTAAACAATTTGTGTACAAGTGAGTTGTCTTAGAAGGCTGTAACTTGAAGGAGAATCAGAATGACTACTTATTAAGAATCATCTAGAAAGGATTACTGCTCAGTTACGGGATAGACTAAATGACCTTCTTGGAGTCAATGACCCCTCTATCTCTCTAGGTTCTATGCCCTGAACTGTAGATAATAGCTATATAGAAGACAGATTGATTCAAGAATGtccatattttatataactaaaaTATAGTTTGGGTTTTTAATCACCTCAGGAATTAACCTCAACCTTAATGTCTAATTGTTTCTCCATCCCaaagtatttttgttttacaTGGTCTATAATTATGTAGAATCATCACTACAGAGCCCTGAAATACACTCAGATATAACTCAGGAGTCcagttttttcatttaatttgtaGAAGATATCAATAATGTCATGGAATTGggccaagataaaaaaaaaatattgtgtccCTAAGCTTGGACAGTAAATGTCACAAAATCGACCCAGATGCTACCTCTGATTCCAATTTATCTCATGGAAAGCAAATTAGCATTGATGACCCTACCACTAACATGACATGCACTattaggaaagtcatttcacgTTTCTGGCCTTCTGTTTATCCAGCcataaaataaaggaaactaACAAGTGGAACTGCTGCCCCACTTCAGGCTGCCCAGACCCCACTCTCAACCTTCCTGCCAAAgtacccttccctctttcctcctgaCCAGGTGTTGATTCCCATACTCCCAATCTCTATTCTTGTTAGAGGGATTCCAGACTCCTTACTCAACTGTGACCCCTATTTCTACTACTGCTGTACTGATTGTTATGGGCCAATCTGCTACAGGTTCTCTGCATTGCCAGGCCAGTCTTCCAATTCATCTTAAGTACTCTTGGGCCCTGCCAATCACTTTGCTGAAGAACCATTAATACTTCCACATCTTTCCCTCTACCATTCAAGTAGatctttttaatgtattttgtctttcccaattagactgtgagttccttgagagaagagattcTTCCCATTTTAGATTGGCATCTCCAGTGCATAGCATAAAGCTTGGCAGATAGTAACCAttaaataaatggtttttcattttatttaaagagattggactagaaagCATATAGATACTTTGCAACTCTAATATTTTATACTTTCCTGGAAGCAACTCTAGATTTACAATTCAGATTGGTAAATTTGTTTgccaaaaaactagaaaaagaaaaaatagccttTAAAATTTCAGGCTTTTGTAATATCCATAATTTGGGTTATTTCTATTACTTCCAGAAAAATGGTAGATAAAAACAATAAGCACAAGTCACCCACCAGGATATAATCCACAAAATAGCTAATGAGGTTGTTCTAACAAACAGGACCCAGCT includes:
- the LOC122736529 gene encoding 40S ribosomal protein S21-like, producing MQNDAGELVDLYMLRKCSTSNRIIGAKDHTSIQMNMAEVDKVTGRFNGQLKTYAICEAIPRMGESDDSILRLAKNDSIVSKNF